Proteins from a single region of Corynebacterium pseudogenitalium:
- a CDS encoding MFS transporter: MSEVEVTTPTRRDWISLAVLSVGLGVIVLDGTIVGVALPSIITDLGLDLTQAQWVNSLYAVLLAALLLSTGKIADSWGRKRAFLAGLGVFVAGSVLAGFSTSASTLISARAVQAVGAALIMPSTLSTVNAVFRGKYRAAAFGVWGAVISGAAAVGPLAGGALTQWVSWHWIFLVNVPIGVIVAIGAVLTVRETRSPDKLPGIDVDGAQLSAIAFGTLVFAIIEAPDLGWWTPKEPLTVFGWTWPTTAPVSPVPVALAISAVAFFLFIRWEQHRKRVERSALLDLGLFSYSTFSWGNITAGAVAIGEFAIIFILPLYLINALGLSVMSAGLVLAAMAVGAFLSGAAARHVAARFGAPGTVLIGLALEVVGVVILALIMGADTSGWLIAAPLTLYGLGLGLASAQLTGTVLRDIPVQRSGQGSATQSTVRQVGSALGTAVSGSVFSMALAITLPKTLTAAGITGPLADATSSTTRQSAGSAITQLRMEGTASAFGDQTAVVVQALSEGMADAARWSLLAATAFLALGFVGALQVRRAAKAGA; the protein is encoded by the coding sequence ATGAGCGAAGTAGAGGTCACCACGCCAACGCGCCGCGATTGGATCAGCCTCGCCGTCCTCTCGGTGGGGCTCGGGGTCATCGTTCTCGACGGCACGATCGTTGGCGTGGCGTTGCCGTCGATAATTACTGACCTCGGCCTGGACCTCACCCAGGCACAGTGGGTGAACAGCCTGTACGCGGTGTTGCTCGCCGCGTTGTTGCTGTCCACGGGCAAGATTGCGGATTCGTGGGGCCGCAAGCGCGCCTTCCTCGCGGGCCTCGGGGTGTTCGTCGCGGGCAGCGTCCTCGCCGGCTTTTCGACGTCCGCCTCGACCCTCATTTCCGCCCGTGCAGTGCAAGCCGTCGGTGCTGCCCTCATCATGCCGTCAACCCTTTCGACGGTAAACGCGGTCTTCCGCGGCAAGTACCGCGCTGCCGCCTTCGGCGTGTGGGGCGCCGTGATCTCAGGCGCGGCCGCGGTCGGTCCCCTGGCCGGCGGTGCGCTGACGCAGTGGGTGTCCTGGCACTGGATCTTCCTGGTCAACGTGCCAATCGGCGTGATCGTCGCCATCGGCGCGGTGCTCACCGTCCGCGAGACCCGCAGCCCCGACAAGCTCCCCGGCATCGATGTCGACGGCGCCCAGCTCAGCGCCATCGCGTTCGGCACCCTCGTCTTCGCCATCATCGAGGCACCCGACCTTGGCTGGTGGACCCCCAAGGAGCCCCTGACCGTGTTCGGCTGGACCTGGCCCACCACCGCCCCGGTCTCCCCCGTCCCCGTGGCACTTGCGATCTCCGCCGTGGCCTTCTTCCTCTTCATCCGCTGGGAGCAGCACCGCAAACGCGTGGAACGCTCCGCGCTCCTCGACTTGGGTCTGTTCTCCTACTCCACCTTCTCCTGGGGCAACATCACCGCCGGAGCCGTCGCCATCGGCGAGTTCGCCATCATCTTCATCTTGCCGCTCTACCTTATTAATGCGCTGGGCCTGTCCGTCATGTCCGCCGGCCTGGTCCTGGCCGCGATGGCCGTCGGCGCGTTCCTCTCCGGCGCGGCCGCCCGCCACGTCGCCGCCCGCTTCGGCGCGCCGGGCACCGTCCTGATCGGCCTCGCCCTCGAGGTTGTGGGCGTCGTCATCCTCGCCCTTATCATGGGCGCCGACACCAGCGGCTGGCTCATCGCCGCCCCACTCACCCTCTACGGCCTCGGCCTGGGCTTGGCATCGGCGCAGCTCACCGGCACCGTGCTCCGGGATATTCCGGTACAGCGCTCCGGCCAGGGCTCCGCCACCCAAAGCACCGTCCGCCAAGTCGGCTCAGCCCTGGGCACCGCGGTCTCCGGCTCCGTCTTCTCGATGGCCCTCGCCATCACCCTCCCCAAGACCCTCACGGCCGCCGGCATCACCGGCCCCCTTGCCGACGCCACCTCCTCCACCACCCGCCAATCCGCCGGCTCCGCCATCACCCAACTCCGCATGGAGGGCACAGCCAGCGCATTCGGCGACCAAACCGCAGTCGTTGTGCAGGCCCTCAGCGAGGGCATGGCCGACGCCGCCCGCTGGTCCCTCCTCGCCGCCACCGCCTTCCTGGCCCTCGGGTTCGTCGGCGCGTTGCAGGTGCGTAGGGCGGCCAAGGCCGGGGCGTAG
- a CDS encoding DUF2871 domain-containing protein yields the protein MQKLYRAAVLYLVLGLGAGLFYREFTRANDFPEGQFTQLGVTHTHLLVLGFVMSLIFLVLEKLFQVSRSGKLFTWFFWVYNVGVLMTSGMMVWHGILTVQGKESTAMIAGIAGLGHIAITIALGLFMAALGRALKSVEPESVRR from the coding sequence GTGCAGAAGTTGTACAGGGCAGCAGTGTTGTACTTGGTGCTTGGGTTGGGCGCGGGGTTGTTCTACCGCGAGTTCACCCGCGCGAATGATTTCCCGGAGGGCCAGTTCACGCAGCTTGGTGTGACGCACACGCACTTGTTGGTGCTCGGGTTCGTCATGTCGTTGATCTTCTTGGTGTTGGAGAAGCTGTTCCAGGTTTCGCGGTCCGGCAAGCTGTTCACGTGGTTCTTCTGGGTGTACAACGTCGGCGTGCTCATGACCTCGGGCATGATGGTCTGGCACGGCATCCTCACTGTGCAGGGCAAGGAGTCCACGGCGATGATCGCGGGTATCGCGGGCTTGGGCCACATCGCGATCACGATTGCGTTGGGCCTGTTCATGGCGGCGCTCGGTCGCGCGCTCAAGTCTGTTGAGCCAGAATCAGTAAGGCGCTAG